In Mastigocladopsis repens PCC 10914, a single window of DNA contains:
- a CDS encoding ATP-binding protein: MLSIVQQDHLTVRSELKLLNQVQQWFEQFCLQHLPQLGWSESQLYRLNLALAEGFTNAVRHAHHALPPETTIEIDVSLWIDRLEIRIWDHGKPFNPDAIAEPEPGTLQVGGYGWFLLRRLADHVVYERGADGRNCLLIVKYGLQGQQ, translated from the coding sequence ATGCTAAGCATAGTGCAGCAAGACCATCTGACGGTGAGGAGCGAACTAAAGCTTCTAAACCAGGTGCAACAATGGTTTGAACAATTTTGTCTGCAACACTTGCCTCAACTTGGTTGGTCAGAAAGCCAACTCTATCGTCTCAATCTAGCATTAGCAGAAGGCTTTACCAACGCCGTTCGTCATGCTCATCATGCTTTGCCACCGGAAACAACCATAGAGATTGATGTTTCTTTGTGGATTGATCGGTTGGAGATTAGAATCTGGGATCATGGAAAACCTTTTAATCCCGATGCGATCGCAGAGCCAGAGCCAGGTACTCTCCAAGTTGGGGGATATGGATGGTTTCTCCTGCGGCGCTTGGCTGATCACGTTGTCTACGAACGTGGTGCGGATGGAAGGAATTGTCTGCTCATCGTCAAGTATGGTTTACAGGGACAGCAGTAA
- a CDS encoding glycosyltransferase, whose translation MKIPINKVGEQIDCSQNLKTKANHLFVFLQVFEQEGGIQSYVKDIFRAYLAFNKPLYAEVFLLRDSPNCSNPFESESLKFHYFKCQSPQLERVKMTIALLSHLVRHRPQHVFCGHVNLAPLVGMLCLPLGIPYTVMTHGKEVWEPLPTTMKSSLQKAAQIWTVSRYTRQVASASNNLDSNKVKILPCAVNGHNFTPGAKSTSLLERYGLAGAKVLMTVARLWSGDIYKGVDITIQALPHIAHVFPQVKYLVIGRGDDQPRLAKLAEDLGVGDRVIFAGFVPTEELVEHYRLADAYVMPSHEGFGIVYLEAMACGVPVLSGDADGSADPLQDGLLGWRVPHRDPNAVAAACIEILKGDDQRCDGQWLREQALTLFGMDAFQKRLQQQLLSQLKSL comes from the coding sequence ATGAAAATACCAATCAATAAAGTGGGAGAACAGATAGATTGCAGCCAAAATTTGAAAACAAAAGCTAATCATCTCTTTGTGTTTCTACAAGTTTTTGAACAAGAAGGCGGAATTCAATCATATGTAAAGGATATTTTTCGTGCCTATTTAGCATTTAACAAACCTTTATATGCAGAAGTCTTTTTGCTTAGGGATAGTCCTAACTGCTCAAATCCTTTTGAATCAGAGAGTTTAAAATTTCATTACTTCAAATGCCAGTCTCCCCAGCTAGAGCGAGTAAAAATGACTATAGCGTTACTCTCTCATCTGGTGCGTCACCGACCCCAGCACGTCTTTTGTGGTCATGTGAACCTTGCACCCCTAGTTGGTATGCTGTGCCTACCTTTGGGAATTCCTTACACGGTCATGACTCATGGTAAAGAAGTTTGGGAACCGTTACCAACCACAATGAAATCCAGCTTGCAAAAAGCAGCACAAATTTGGACAGTCAGTCGATATACTCGTCAAGTTGCCAGTGCTAGCAACAACCTTGACTCTAATAAAGTAAAAATATTACCTTGTGCTGTGAATGGTCATAACTTTACTCCAGGGGCAAAATCGACTTCGTTGTTAGAGCGGTATGGTTTGGCAGGGGCAAAGGTACTGATGACCGTAGCGCGACTGTGGTCAGGTGATATTTATAAAGGTGTAGATATCACGATTCAAGCATTACCGCACATAGCTCATGTTTTCCCTCAGGTAAAATATTTGGTTATTGGTCGTGGCGATGACCAACCTCGATTAGCTAAACTGGCTGAAGATTTAGGCGTAGGCGATCGCGTTATCTTTGCTGGGTTCGTGCCTACAGAAGAACTGGTAGAACACTACCGTCTTGCCGATGCTTACGTGATGCCTTCTCATGAGGGTTTTGGTATTGTCTACTTAGAAGCAATGGCTTGTGGTGTACCCGTGCTTTCTGGTGATGCAGATGGGTCAGCAGACCCATTGCAGGATGGTCTGTTGGGATGGAGAGTCCCACACCGCGACCCCAATGCGGTGGCGGCGGCTTGTATAGAAATACTCAAAGGAGATGACCAACGTTGTGATGGGCAATGGTTGCGAGAACAAGCTCTTACTCTATTTGGTATGGATGCTTTTCAGAAGCGATTACAACAGCAGCTTTTATCCCAACTCAAGAGTTTATAG
- a CDS encoding HlyD family efflux transporter periplasmic adaptor subunit has product MTTAMSEMNGIKFEEKPLLSRKVLESEIKVPIKFSAESSEFTPSVVLRQSPLWSRAILWGLIGMTTLVVIWANLAKIEEAIPAQGKLEPQGSVKEVQTPVNGVVKTVYVQEGQKVHRGDILLRLDPTAARSQLLSLQKIRNTLRQEIQFYRAQLIAKNALSNTQISKSQLNIPPGLAPLSRSRMAVLAENQLYRAQLGGVSQNIQLAQEEEARLEFSQAELNSRVADVELETEKLKRQLSQAQSQLSSAQEIKTVSESLLKNIETLAKEGGISRLQYLQQKQQVIQRQAEVEHWSEEQARLKFAIAQSKQKLQNTIATAKKDLLTKIADNDKQIATLNSEFNKAIIENEKQIAQLDAQISQAQLNLKYQELRSPTDGVVFDLQAISPGSVTNSSQPILKIVPEEALTAKVYISNKDIGFVKKGMKVDVRIDSFPFSEFGDIKGKLDWVGSDSLPPEQSRPYDSFPAKIRLYQQSLLVENQELPLRSGMSVTVNIKVRDRTVMSIFSDLFTKQIDSLKTAR; this is encoded by the coding sequence ATGACTACGGCTATGAGTGAAATGAACGGAATCAAATTTGAGGAAAAGCCTTTACTTTCTCGAAAAGTACTAGAGAGTGAAATCAAAGTACCTATAAAATTTTCTGCTGAAAGTAGCGAATTTACACCATCTGTTGTTCTGAGACAGTCACCTTTATGGTCACGAGCTATTCTTTGGGGACTGATAGGAATGACAACTTTGGTGGTCATTTGGGCGAATTTAGCCAAAATTGAGGAAGCTATTCCGGCTCAAGGGAAGTTAGAACCCCAAGGTTCTGTCAAGGAAGTACAAACGCCAGTCAACGGGGTTGTTAAAACTGTTTATGTTCAGGAAGGGCAAAAAGTACACCGTGGCGATATCCTCTTAAGACTAGATCCAACAGCAGCACGCTCTCAACTGCTTTCTCTACAAAAAATTCGCAATACATTGAGGCAGGAAATTCAATTTTACCGCGCCCAACTGATTGCAAAAAATGCTTTATCAAATACACAGATCTCCAAATCGCAACTCAATATACCACCAGGACTAGCTCCTCTCAGCAGAAGCCGAATGGCAGTGCTTGCAGAAAATCAATTGTATCGCGCTCAGTTAGGTGGAGTATCTCAAAATATTCAGTTAGCGCAAGAGGAGGAAGCTCGTCTAGAATTTAGCCAAGCTGAATTAAACTCTCGAGTCGCAGATGTTGAATTGGAAACAGAAAAATTAAAAAGGCAGCTAAGTCAGGCTCAAAGTCAGCTATCCTCCGCTCAAGAAATTAAGACTGTTAGTGAGAGTCTTCTTAAGAATATTGAGACACTTGCCAAAGAAGGAGGAATTTCTCGTCTGCAATACCTTCAGCAAAAACAGCAAGTTATCCAGCGCCAAGCTGAGGTGGAACACTGGAGTGAGGAGCAAGCGCGTTTAAAATTTGCGATCGCCCAATCAAAACAAAAGCTGCAAAATACGATAGCTACTGCAAAAAAGGATTTACTCACGAAAATTGCTGACAACGACAAACAGATTGCTACCCTCAATAGTGAGTTTAACAAGGCAATAATAGAAAATGAGAAGCAGATTGCTCAACTTGATGCTCAAATAAGCCAAGCTCAGTTAAACTTAAAATATCAAGAACTCCGTTCTCCTACTGATGGAGTTGTTTTCGATTTGCAAGCCATATCTCCAGGCTCTGTTACTAATTCCAGTCAACCAATTCTCAAAATTGTCCCGGAAGAAGCTCTGACTGCTAAAGTTTATATCTCTAATAAAGACATTGGTTTTGTGAAAAAGGGCATGAAAGTAGATGTTAGAATCGACTCTTTTCCCTTTAGTGAGTTTGGTGATATTAAAGGAAAGTTAGATTGGGTTGGCTCTGATTCTCTACCACCTGAGCAAAGCCGTCCTTACGACAGTTTTCCTGCCAAAATTCGCTTATATCAGCAATCTCTCCTTGTCGAGAATCAGGAATTACCTCTGCGCTCAGGAATGTCAGTCACTGTCAATATTAAGGTACGCGATCGCACTGTCATGAGCATTTTTAGTGATTTGTTTACAAAGCAAATTGATAGCTTGAAGACTGCAAGATGA
- a CDS encoding DUF1823 family protein — MSNLPPLNTETIWAILNEEIDDATVNQLVWHCLGYRYDSSTQQWDTQEVSPEWRHEYPEPPDFIDSRPTTVKLTRSIPPENKQLLKEKLGFQGYKIGEFGPRQTRRATAANWLLSYMQLNSSEFE, encoded by the coding sequence ATGTCAAACTTGCCACCACTCAACACAGAAACGATTTGGGCAATTCTCAATGAGGAAATTGATGATGCTACAGTCAACCAATTGGTCTGGCATTGCTTGGGGTATCGCTACGACTCCTCAACCCAACAGTGGGACACTCAAGAAGTCTCACCAGAATGGCGTCATGAGTACCCAGAACCACCAGATTTTATCGATTCTCGCCCCACAACAGTTAAGCTAACTCGTTCTATTCCTCCAGAGAACAAACAGCTCTTGAAAGAAAAACTGGGTTTCCAAGGTTATAAAATTGGTGAGTTTGGTCCTCGGCAAACGCGCAGAGCAACAGCAGCAAACTGGTTATTAAGTTATATGCAACTCAATAGTAGTGAATTTGAGTAA
- a CDS encoding MBL fold metallo-hydrolase: MCPLPQESSSTAKLPRAVLCDEVPSGGILQSNFTLNTLFAFPPNRDTLGGTAYFIVGNEGNILIDCPAWDQMNHDFLRSHGGVRYLFLTHRGAIGKTAEIQQTFSCEVLIQEQEAYLLPGLAVTTFGIEFTLNSKAQLIWTPGHSPGSSCLYYHDQGGVLFTGRHLIPKEQGEPVPLRTAKTFHWLRQIKSLKLLLERFTPETLQYICPGANTGFLRGKRVIDNAYDRLASLDLTALIQSQPLF; this comes from the coding sequence ATGTGTCCCTTACCTCAAGAGTCAAGTTCTACAGCCAAGCTACCACGGGCAGTCTTGTGTGACGAAGTTCCAAGCGGAGGAATCCTGCAATCAAACTTCACGCTAAATACACTTTTTGCATTTCCACCAAATAGGGACACATTAGGGGGAACTGCTTATTTTATTGTAGGAAACGAAGGCAATATCCTGATAGATTGTCCGGCTTGGGATCAAATGAATCACGATTTTCTGCGATCGCATGGAGGCGTGCGCTATCTATTTCTCACTCATCGCGGCGCTATTGGGAAAACAGCAGAAATTCAGCAAACCTTTAGTTGTGAGGTTCTGATTCAAGAGCAAGAAGCTTACTTATTACCTGGACTTGCCGTAACTACCTTTGGTATAGAGTTTACCTTAAATTCAAAAGCACAATTGATTTGGACACCTGGTCATTCTCCTGGCTCATCTTGCCTTTACTACCATGACCAAGGAGGCGTGCTATTTACTGGACGCCATCTCATCCCTAAGGAGCAAGGTGAACCTGTACCCCTACGAACTGCCAAAACTTTTCACTGGCTGCGACAAATTAAGAGTCTCAAGTTACTACTAGAACGCTTCACACCAGAAACACTCCAGTACATTTGCCCTGGTGCCAACACAGGCTTCCTACGAGGAAAGCGGGTCATAGATAATGCTTATGACCGCCTCGCCTCTCTGGATTTAACGGCGTTAATACAATCACAGCCCCTCTTTTGA
- a CDS encoding site-2 protease family protein gives MTFWFLLLLGLLTYFMVQRSVAHITRTPVWLLWLVLMTPALLWTAWTAIYGGKHPLPRSLVLLPLIICPLLYWMLFQWGRRSLKKTQTELQASSELQSDIHPTAEAVPVRPIEPTEETQLRNCFPWSVYYIQNIEYRPQAVICRGQLRTTPTNAYQRIKANIEAHFGDRFLVIFQEGFNSKPFFVLVPNTQTAKAHPQEQEKITRPGLAFMLLTVTLVTTTLVGARIAGVNPTTLQTTPAELLKGLPYALALITILGIHELGHYLTARYYKIRSTLPYFIPMPFLLGTFGAFIQMRSPIPNRKALFDLSIAGPIAGFIATLPLLLWGLANSEIVPQTEKTGLLNPDALSPKYSILLALLSKLALGNQLTPTSAIDMHPVAVAGFLGLIVTALNLMPVGQLDGGHIVHAMFGQRTAVVIGQISRLLLLLLSLVQPEFLPWAIILLFLPLIDEPALNDVTELDNGRDIWGLVVMALLVIIVLPLPQLLARLLQV, from the coding sequence ATGACTTTTTGGTTTCTTCTTCTACTGGGACTATTGACTTATTTCATGGTGCAACGCAGTGTCGCTCACATCACCAGAACGCCTGTTTGGCTGTTGTGGCTAGTATTGATGACACCAGCACTGCTGTGGACGGCTTGGACAGCCATATACGGAGGAAAACATCCTCTACCCCGATCGCTGGTGCTCTTGCCGTTAATTATTTGTCCTCTGTTATACTGGATGTTGTTTCAGTGGGGGCGTCGCTCGCTCAAGAAAACACAGACTGAACTCCAAGCATCTTCAGAATTACAATCGGATATACATCCTACCGCAGAAGCAGTCCCAGTGCGTCCCATTGAGCCTACTGAAGAAACCCAGCTAAGAAATTGTTTTCCCTGGTCTGTATACTACATTCAAAACATTGAGTATCGACCCCAGGCAGTCATTTGTCGAGGGCAGTTAAGAACGACACCAACTAACGCTTACCAACGAATTAAGGCGAATATCGAAGCGCATTTTGGCGATCGCTTCTTAGTTATCTTTCAAGAAGGGTTCAATAGTAAACCTTTCTTTGTGCTTGTTCCCAATACTCAAACGGCAAAAGCTCATCCACAGGAGCAGGAGAAAATTACGCGACCTGGATTAGCATTTATGCTGCTAACAGTGACGCTAGTAACCACTACCTTGGTGGGAGCGAGAATTGCTGGTGTGAATCCTACGACACTGCAAACGACCCCAGCCGAACTTCTCAAAGGATTGCCCTATGCCTTAGCGCTGATAACGATTTTGGGAATCCACGAACTTGGTCACTATTTAACGGCCCGGTACTACAAAATTCGCTCGACGCTCCCTTACTTTATCCCGATGCCTTTCCTTTTGGGAACTTTTGGTGCATTTATTCAAATGCGTAGTCCGATTCCCAACCGCAAAGCTTTATTTGACCTAAGTATCGCCGGACCAATTGCTGGCTTTATAGCAACCTTGCCACTTCTGCTATGGGGTTTAGCTAATTCTGAGATAGTTCCCCAGACTGAAAAAACAGGACTTTTAAACCCAGATGCGCTCAGTCCAAAATATTCAATCTTACTGGCGCTGCTGTCAAAGCTAGCACTGGGAAATCAGCTAACCCCAACATCAGCTATTGATATGCATCCAGTGGCGGTCGCTGGATTTCTGGGACTCATCGTGACAGCATTGAATTTAATGCCAGTAGGACAACTGGATGGAGGTCACATTGTCCATGCAATGTTCGGGCAAAGAACAGCAGTCGTCATTGGTCAAATTTCTCGCCTGTTACTGCTATTACTGTCTTTAGTACAGCCAGAATTTTTACCGTGGGCGATTATCTTATTATTCCTACCATTGATTGATGAGCCAGCTCTCAATGATGTCACCGAACTTGATAATGGACGTGACATCTGGGGGTTGGTAGTCATGGCTTTGTTAGTCATAATTGTGCTACCACTGCCCCAATTGCTCGCTCGCTTGTTACAGGTTTAA
- the petD gene encoding cytochrome b6-f complex subunit IV, which yields MATLKKPDLSDPQLRAKLAKGMGHNYYGEPAWPNDLLYVFPIVIMGSFACIVALSVLDPAMTGEPANPFATPLEILPEWYLYPVFQILRSVPNKLLGVVLMGSVPLGLILVPFIENVNKFQNPFRRPVATTVFLIGTFVTLWLGIGATFPIDKSFTFGLF from the coding sequence ATGGCAACACTGAAAAAACCTGATCTGAGCGATCCACAGTTAAGAGCCAAACTGGCAAAAGGTATGGGTCACAACTACTACGGCGAACCAGCTTGGCCGAATGACCTGCTGTACGTCTTCCCAATTGTGATCATGGGATCTTTCGCTTGTATCGTGGCTCTATCTGTCTTAGATCCCGCGATGACCGGGGAACCAGCGAATCCCTTCGCTACACCGCTGGAAATTCTACCAGAGTGGTATCTCTATCCTGTCTTCCAGATTTTGCGTTCAGTTCCTAACAAACTCTTAGGGGTGGTATTGATGGGTTCCGTACCCCTAGGGCTGATTCTTGTTCCCTTTATTGAGAACGTGAATAAGTTCCAAAACCCTTTCCGCCGTCCAGTAGCAACTACAGTGTTCTTAATTGGAACTTTTGTCACCCTGTGGCTGGGAATTGGTGCTACTTTCCCAATAGATAAGTCCTTCACCTTTGGACTGTTCTAA
- the petB gene encoding cytochrome b6, with protein MANVYDWFEERLEIQALAEDVTSKYVPPHVNIFYCLGGITLTCFLIQFATGFAMTFYYRPTVTEAYASVQHIMNDVNFGWLIRSIHRWSASMMVLMMILHTFRVYLTGGFKKPRELTWVTGVILAVITVSFGVTGYSLPWDQVGYWAVKIVSGVPEAIPVVGTLIADLLRGGSSVGQATLTRYYSAHTFVLPWLIAVFMLLHFLMIRKQGISGPL; from the coding sequence ATGGCTAACGTCTACGACTGGTTTGAGGAGCGCTTGGAGATTCAAGCGCTTGCTGAGGACGTCACCAGCAAGTACGTCCCTCCTCACGTCAATATCTTCTACTGCTTGGGTGGAATTACTCTGACGTGCTTTCTTATCCAGTTTGCGACTGGATTCGCCATGACATTCTACTACAGACCAACCGTCACCGAAGCGTATGCCTCCGTGCAGCACATCATGAATGATGTTAACTTCGGTTGGCTGATTCGCTCCATCCACCGCTGGTCTGCCAGCATGATGGTACTGATGATGATTTTGCACACCTTCCGGGTTTACCTGACTGGTGGCTTCAAAAAGCCCCGCGAACTGACTTGGGTCACAGGTGTCATTTTGGCAGTGATTACCGTTTCCTTTGGCGTGACCGGCTACTCTCTGCCTTGGGACCAAGTTGGCTACTGGGCTGTGAAAATCGTAAGCGGTGTACCAGAAGCCATTCCCGTGGTCGGCACCCTCATAGCTGACTTGCTGCGCGGCGGTTCAAGCGTTGGTCAAGCTACGCTGACTCGTTACTACAGCGCACACACCTTTGTGCTGCCTTGGCTAATTGCTGTCTTCATGTTGCTGCACTTCTTGATGATTCGCAAGCAAGGGATTTCCGGTCCGTTGTAA
- the ctpA gene encoding carboxyl-terminal processing protease CtpA: MGFMHKQVFRAGLSLLLAFWVGLGSFCQPALALSEEQKLVSEVWRIVNRTYLDETFNHQNWASVRQKALEKPFKDQQSAYSAIQRMLKSLDDPFTRFLNPEQYRSLQVNTSGELTGVGLQIALNSETGKLEVVAPIAGSPAEKAGIRPRDRIVKIEGVSTEKLTLDEAAARMRGPIGSAVILSIQRDTEDELEIQLVRDRISLNPVVAELRSSSQGTSIGYLRLTQFNANAPIELAHAISSLEKKGADAYILDLRNNPGGLLQAGIEIARLWLESGTIVYTVNRQGIQGSFEAFGSAITHDPLVVLVNQGTASASEILAGALQDNGRAVLVGETTFGKGLIQSLFELSDGSGLAVTIAKYETPNHRDINKQGIKPDTMIPSEPITREQIGTQADVQYQAALELLAKNSVVAGAA, from the coding sequence ATGGGGTTCATGCACAAACAAGTTTTTCGGGCGGGATTATCACTGCTATTAGCGTTTTGGGTAGGTTTAGGCAGCTTTTGTCAACCTGCCTTGGCTTTGAGCGAAGAACAAAAGCTGGTATCAGAAGTATGGAGAATTGTTAATCGGACTTATCTAGACGAGACATTTAATCATCAAAACTGGGCGTCGGTGCGGCAAAAGGCTTTGGAAAAGCCATTCAAAGACCAGCAATCGGCTTATTCAGCCATTCAAAGGATGCTTAAGAGCCTTGACGACCCTTTTACCCGTTTTTTAAACCCAGAACAGTACCGCAGTCTGCAGGTAAATACTTCTGGGGAACTCACGGGAGTTGGATTGCAAATCGCTCTCAATTCCGAGACTGGTAAATTGGAAGTTGTGGCTCCCATAGCGGGTTCACCAGCAGAAAAAGCTGGGATTAGACCACGCGATCGCATCGTGAAAATTGAGGGCGTCTCTACAGAAAAACTTACCTTAGACGAAGCAGCAGCCAGGATGCGCGGACCCATAGGTAGTGCTGTCATCTTGTCTATTCAACGAGACACAGAGGACGAATTGGAAATTCAACTGGTGCGCGATCGCATTTCGCTTAACCCAGTTGTTGCCGAATTACGCTCTTCCTCTCAAGGAACATCTATCGGCTACCTGCGCCTCACTCAATTTAATGCCAACGCTCCAATTGAGTTGGCACACGCCATTTCTAGTTTAGAAAAAAAAGGGGCTGATGCCTACATTCTGGATTTGCGAAATAATCCAGGCGGACTGTTGCAAGCAGGAATTGAGATTGCCCGCTTGTGGTTAGAGTCTGGTACCATTGTCTACACTGTGAATCGACAAGGCATTCAAGGGAGCTTTGAAGCATTTGGTTCAGCCATAACTCATGACCCCTTAGTTGTTTTAGTCAATCAAGGAACTGCCAGTGCTAGCGAGATTCTGGCTGGTGCATTGCAGGATAACGGTCGTGCCGTTTTGGTAGGAGAAACCACCTTTGGCAAAGGCTTAATTCAGTCTTTATTTGAATTGTCGGATGGTTCTGGTTTAGCTGTCACCATTGCTAAGTATGAAACACCAAACCACCGCGATATCAATAAACAAGGTATAAAGCCAGACACCATGATTCCCTCTGAACCAATCACGCGCGAACAGATTGGCACTCAAGCAGATGTGCAATATCAAGCAGCCCTGGAACTTTTAGCGAAAAACTCCGTAGTGGCGGGTGCAGCGTGA